In one Mastacembelus armatus chromosome 19, fMasArm1.2, whole genome shotgun sequence genomic region, the following are encoded:
- the LOC113135528 gene encoding dexamethasone-induced Ras-related protein 1-like: MIKKMSPSESDFDIPAKNCYRMVILGSTKVGKTAIVSRFLNGKFDEQYTPTIEDFHRKLYSIKGDVYQLDILDTSGNHPFPAMRRLSILTGDVFILVFSLDNRESFQEVQRLKRQIYETKSCLKNKIKENIEVPLVICGNKGDREFYREVQQEEIEQLVAGDEKCAYFEISAKRNENVDKMFQTLFTLAKLPHEMSPDLHRKVSVQYCDMLHRKSLKNKKLKDIGEAYGVVTPCARRPSVHSDLMYIKEKAIGGGQGKDKERCVIS, encoded by the exons ATGATAAAGAAGATGTCGCCCTCCGAGAGCGATTTTGACATCCCAGCAAAAAACTGCTACAGGATGGTCATTTTGGGATCCACTAAAGTTGGAAAAACGGCCATCGTATCCCGGTTCCTGAACGGGAAGTTCGACGAGCAGTATACACCGACCATCGAGGACTTTCACAGGAAACTTTACAGCATCAAGGGAGACGTTTACCAGCTAGACATACTGGATACATCAGGGAACCACCCTTTCCCTGCCATGAGGAGACTATCCATACTGACAG GCGACGTGTTCATCCTCGTCTTCAGCCTGGACAACCGAGAATCCTTCCAGGAGGTGCAGCGGCTCAAGCGGCAGATCTACGAGACCAAGTCGTGCCTGAAAAACAAGATCAAAGAGAACATCGAGGTCCCGCTGGTCATCTGTGGGAACAAGGGCGACAGAGAGTTTTACCGGGAGGTTCAGCAGGAGGAGATCGAGCAGCTCGTAGCCGGGGACGAGAAGTGCGCATACTTCGAGATTTCCGCCAAGCGCAATGAGAACGTGGATAAGATGTTTCAGACTCTGTTTACTTTGGCCAAACTACCTCACGAAATGAGCCCTGACCTTCACCGGAAAGTGTCCGTGCAGTACTGCGACATGCTGCACAGAAAGTCTCtgaaaaataagaaactgaAGGACATTGGGGAAGCTTACGGTGTGGTGACTCCGTGCGCCCGGAGACCCAGCGTGCACAGCGACCTCATGTACATCAAAGAGAAGGCGATAGGAGGCGGTCAGggcaaagacaaagagaggtGTGTGATCAGTTAG